ACACGATCACTCGGCCGCTGCAGGCGGCGATGGTACGCTCCAGCGCCTCGGCGACCTCGCGCTCGCTGCGCGAGTGGCCGGGCAGGGGGGCATTGGTAGAGTCGCCGACCACCAGGTCGACCGGGGCAAGCGCCCGGTAGAGGGCCTCGTCGACCGGCTTGCCGATCATCGGCGCCGGGTCCAGTTTCCAGTCGCCGGTATGCAGCACCCGCTGTTCGGGGGTGCTGATCAGCAGCGAGCAGCTTTCCGGAATCGAGTGCGTCAGCGGCAGGAAGCGCAGCCCGAAGGGGCCGGTCTCCATGGCCTCGCCGGGGTCGATGACATGGATGGCATCGGTCGCCAGGCCGCGTTCGGCGAACTTGGCCCGCAACAGGCCCGCCGCCAGCGGCGTGGCGTGGATCGGGCAGCCCCATTGGGGCCAGAGCCAGGCCGCGGCGCCGATGTGATCCTCGTGGCCATGGGTGATGATCAAGGCCTTGGGCGCGATATCGAGGGTCGACAGGGTCGCCAGGTTGGGCACCTGCAGCGGGCTGTCCGGCAGGTCCTGACGGATCATCATGCCGCAATCCACGGCAATCCAGTGTCCGTCATAGCCGTAGAGGTTGAGGTTCATGCCGATCTCCCCACAGCCGCCAAGGGGCAGGAAGTGCAGAGGGGGGCGGCGGCGAGGGCGAATCTGGACACGAGGTCGGAACATGACAAGCACGATATAGCAAAGAGTCGTTTCATCATACGCATCTGGCGAGGTCAGCGACAACGCGAGGCGCGGGCCCGAGAGTGTTTCGGGGCAGTTGAATTCGTTACACTTGCCTGTCTGGCAAGCTGCCATCTCGCCATCCCTGTTTTACTCTCAGGTTATCAACTTCTGGTTATCAACTGACGGTCAACCCATGTCTCATTACTATCGCTTGGTGGTTTCCTGCCCCGATCGCGTCGGCATCGTCGCGCGCGTCTCGAATTTCATCGCCGGCCAGGGCGGCTCGATCACCGAAGCCAACCAGCACTCCGACCTGACCACGGGGCGCTTCTTCATGCGCTATGAGATCGTCGCCGATTCGCTGCCGCTGGATGCGGAGGGCTTTCGCGAGGCCTTCACGCCGATCGCCGATGACTTCGAGATGGACTGGAAGCTGACCGATACCCGCCGCCCGCAGCGGGTCGCCCTGATGGTCTCCCGGGACTCCCACTGCCTGGTCGATCTGCTGTATCGCTTCACGGCGGGCGAGCTGGACTGCGAGATTCCCTGCGTGATCTCCAATCATGACGACCTGCGCTCACTGGTGGAGTGGCATGGCATCCCGTTCCACCATGTGCCGGTGGATCCCAGCGACAAGGCCCCGGCCTTCGCCGAGGTGGAGCGCCTGGTCGAGGAAGCCCGTGCCGACACCGTGGTGCTGGCCCGTTACATGCAGATCCTGCCGCCGGCACTTTGTGAACGTTATGCCGGCCGGGTGATCAACATTCACCACAGCTTCCTGCCGTCCTTCGCCGGTGCCAGGCCCTACCATCAGGCCTTCGAGCGGGGCGTGAAGCTGATCGGCGCCACCTGCCACTACGTGACCGAGGAGCTGGATGCCGGCCCGATCATCGAGCAGGACATCCAGCGTGTCAGCCACTGCCATACCGCCACCGACCTGGTCCGCTTCGGCCGTGACGTGGAGAAGGCCGTGCTGGCCCGGGGCCTGCGCTGGCACCTGCAGGATCGCGTGCTGATTCACGGCAACAAGACCGTGGTCTTCGCCTGATCGAATCCCGCTGAGTGAGCTTGAGCCAGATGAGGCCGGCTCAAGCTCACTCTGGCGAGGGAGGCGCCGTCGCATGACCTTCGCCGAGAGCGTGCTCGCCCCCTGGATGCTGCTGCTGTGTGGCCTGCTGAGCCTTTGGGTGCTGGTCTACAGCGCCTGGCACTATCCCTGGCGCGACTTGCTCAGAGATCCCGGCCAGCAGCATCGTCTGCTGGCCGCGGCCGTGGCGGTGATGCTGCTCTGGCAGCTGCGGGCGCAGGCGGTCGACTGGCTGTCGCTGCATCTGGTGTTCACCGCACTGCTGACCCTGTTGTTTCGTGCCCCGCCGGCGCTGGCCGTCAATCTGGCGGTGAACCTCGCGATGG
The genomic region above belongs to Halomonas sp. YLGW01 and contains:
- the purU gene encoding formyltetrahydrofolate deformylase, which produces MSHYYRLVVSCPDRVGIVARVSNFIAGQGGSITEANQHSDLTTGRFFMRYEIVADSLPLDAEGFREAFTPIADDFEMDWKLTDTRRPQRVALMVSRDSHCLVDLLYRFTAGELDCEIPCVISNHDDLRSLVEWHGIPFHHVPVDPSDKAPAFAEVERLVEEARADTVVLARYMQILPPALCERYAGRVINIHHSFLPSFAGARPYHQAFERGVKLIGATCHYVTEELDAGPIIEQDIQRVSHCHTATDLVRFGRDVEKAVLARGLRWHLQDRVLIHGNKTVVFA